A window of the Microplitis mediator isolate UGA2020A chromosome 5, iyMicMedi2.1, whole genome shotgun sequence genome harbors these coding sequences:
- the LOC130668871 gene encoding death-associated protein 1: MSSPDECKLKAGHPPAVKAGGMRITQHKTPREEREAKPSKDSIESKISNSPPKTIMISGAPSRGNADFPPEAVQHFHEKPTSSHDSKVSHSTRAIVIQQPRK; encoded by the exons ATGTCAAGTCCAGACGAATGCAAATTAAAAGCTGGACATCCACCAGCAG TGAAAGCTGGTGGCATGAGAATAACTCAGCATAAAACACCACGAGAAGAACGTGAAGCTAAACCCAGCAAAGATTCCATTGAAAGTAAAATATCAAACAG CCCTCCtaaaacaataatgataaGTGGCGCACCTTCAAGAGGTAACGCTGATTTTCCTCCAGAAGCTGTTCAACATTTTCATGAAAAACCAACTTCATCTCATGATTCCAAAGTATCTCATTCTACTCGAGCCATCGTTATTCAACAGCCTAGGAAGTAA